One part of the Paenibacillus silvisoli genome encodes these proteins:
- a CDS encoding response regulator transcription factor, which yields MYRLLIVDDEPIIVDGLIDFFSDLSEFPELELYYAYSAHNAMNILRSTRIDIVLSDIEMPGMNGLALQKEIVQRWPRCKVIFLTGYNDFDYIHSSSRNGATDYVLKTEGDAQILGAIRKAVAQLESELAVEHLVRKAESQMTQALPLMQREYLLDLLGGAAASADKTAAQLRELNLPLRADRPLLMVMGRVDAWREEMSQSDKMLFLYAVHNIAEEYLADAFHLIQIKYGQDRFVWLLQSKASEVAAAAAAGEERTRPIHLLNGYMELIQSSCKSCLKIPCSFMLVSEPFAWDQISQRFDTLSFLFARGLGTRQEILLSDQQLFEAFEERQDGRAMMRTVQLLSDFLDKGQKAEFMDLFNSFMGTISGTSVAKTGTAVEVFYSVVSMFISYINRWGLMKTVSEHFNISKLFSIEEHATWRDATAQFLQLANVLFDEKSNENEQQTNEVIRSVQEYVKHNLGGDLSLTRLAEFVYLSPSYLSKLYKQETGASLTDFIIETRVQKAKEQLLQSELKIHKIGKAVGFESAAYFARCFKKMTGHTPQEFRDGVRKL from the coding sequence TTGTATCGATTATTGATTGTGGATGACGAGCCGATCATCGTCGACGGATTGATCGACTTTTTCTCCGATTTGAGCGAATTTCCTGAGCTTGAGCTTTACTATGCCTATTCCGCTCACAATGCGATGAACATATTGCGTTCCACGCGCATCGATATCGTGCTGTCGGATATTGAGATGCCGGGCATGAACGGCCTCGCCCTGCAGAAGGAGATCGTCCAGCGGTGGCCGAGATGCAAAGTGATCTTCTTGACGGGCTACAATGACTTTGACTATATTCATTCGTCCAGCCGCAACGGGGCGACCGATTACGTCCTCAAGACCGAGGGCGACGCGCAAATTCTCGGAGCGATTCGCAAGGCGGTGGCGCAGCTGGAATCGGAGCTCGCGGTCGAGCATCTGGTGCGCAAAGCCGAAAGCCAGATGACGCAGGCGCTTCCTCTGATGCAGCGCGAATATTTGCTGGATCTTCTGGGCGGCGCTGCAGCCTCTGCGGATAAGACCGCGGCGCAGCTGCGGGAGTTAAACCTGCCGCTGCGGGCCGACCGGCCGCTGCTTATGGTGATGGGCCGCGTCGATGCTTGGCGCGAGGAGATGAGCCAGTCCGACAAAATGCTGTTCCTCTATGCGGTGCATAACATTGCGGAAGAGTATTTGGCGGATGCCTTTCATTTGATTCAAATCAAATACGGCCAAGACCGCTTCGTCTGGCTGTTGCAGTCCAAGGCGTCCGAGGTGGCGGCGGCTGCGGCAGCCGGCGAAGAGCGTACTCGGCCGATTCACTTGCTCAACGGGTATATGGAGCTGATCCAGTCCTCCTGCAAAAGCTGCCTGAAAATCCCGTGCTCCTTCATGCTCGTCAGCGAGCCGTTCGCATGGGATCAAATTTCGCAGCGGTTCGATACGCTCTCCTTCCTGTTCGCGCGCGGACTCGGGACGAGACAGGAAATATTGCTGTCGGACCAGCAGCTGTTCGAAGCGTTCGAAGAGCGGCAGGACGGCCGGGCGATGATGAGGACGGTGCAGCTGCTCTCCGATTTTCTCGACAAAGGGCAGAAGGCCGAGTTTATGGACCTGTTCAACTCGTTCATGGGGACGATCAGCGGGACTTCCGTTGCGAAGACGGGGACGGCGGTCGAAGTGTTTTATTCCGTCGTCTCCATGTTCATCTCGTACATTAACCGGTGGGGACTGATGAAGACCGTCTCGGAGCACTTCAACATCAGCAAGCTGTTCAGCATTGAAGAGCACGCGACGTGGCGCGATGCGACCGCGCAGTTTCTACAGCTGGCGAACGTCCTTTTCGATGAAAAATCGAACGAGAACGAGCAGCAGACGAACGAGGTCATCCGCAGCGTGCAGGAGTATGTCAAACATAATCTGGGCGGCGATTTATCGCTGACGCGCCTGGCGGAATTCGTCTATCTGTCTCCCTCGTATTTGTCCAAGCTTTACAAGCAGGAGACCGGGGCCAGCTTAACCGATTTTATTATCGAAACCCGCGTGCAGAAGGCCAAAGAGCAGCTGCTGCAGAGCGAATTGAAGATTCATAAGATCGGGAAAGCGGTCGGCTTCGAGTCTGCGGCTTATTTTGCGAGATGCTTTAAAAAAATGACCGGCCATACGCCGCAGGAATTTCGCGATGGAGTCCGAAAATTGTAA